TCACCGTCGGCCGTGGGGCCGTGGCGGGCTGTTATGTCCAATCAGGTAAACTGGTGCGGAATCGCTTCCTGCGCGTGCGTCGCGGCAAGGAAATTGTTTATCAGGGAGTTCTCGATTCCCTCAAACGGATGAAGGAAGATGCCCGGGAAGTGGCCACCGGTTTCGAGTGCGGTGTCGGTGTTTCTAAATTCAATGACTGGAAAGAAGGCGACATTATCGAAGCCTACGAAATGGTCATGAAACGTCGCACTTTATCCAGTTAATTACACTTGAACCGTCGGGAGTCGGGAGTCAGCCTTAAATCAGTTATCAGTTATCAGTTATCAGTCATAATTCCCCCACTCCCCCACTCCCCCATCTCCCCACTTCATAATTCATAATTCATAATTCATAATTTATAATTATCATTTGCCTCTATGAAATCAGAACCTTTTTTGTGGATTCATCTGGCAGGGTTAGCGGCTTTGCCAATCTTTTTACAAATCGCTTGGATTGGTTTAGCTGTGGGCGATCCCTTGCCTTTTCTTTGGCTAGAATGGCTATTTCTGGGAGCGATCGCCATCGTCCCCGTTTTTTGGATGCAGTGGACAAAACCTTTTGATATCTTTAGTCTTTTGTTGGTTGCTCTGAAACCGAGTCAACTCACCCCCGAACAGTTAAAAATTCTCTCTCTTTTTCAACGTCCTCGCCATCGTCTTCTTACTCTTTTGGGAGTCGTCCTCTTAATTCTCATCGCTTGGCCAATCTACAATTTTGCCCCTCTAGCGGCTGCCGTGGCCGCCTATCTCCCCCAATGGCGGCTTTTAGGTTTAGCAATCGCTGGGATCGCTCTCCTCTTAAGTCACCTATTTCTACAGGTTCCCCTGAGTGTTCTCGGGGTTTTAGCCACGAAGGAAAGTGACTGGACAGCCGCAGAAGCTTTAGTTATTGAGCGCATTCCTGAGTTATTTACCATTGTTGGTCTAAAAGTTAATAAAATTATCTAAATTAGCTGAAATGCAGACAATTTCTGCGGTTCGACAGGCTCACCGTCCACTAGGAATGCAGGATCGAGCGCCCGTTTAAGGGTTGAATATTCCTCGCATTACGGGGAAAAATTGCGGCCAATTGTTGCAGTTGTTGGGGAGAAATTTTGATCGCATTTTGCCAGACTAACCAGAGAACATCCTCGCTACAGGGGGGAGTGGACAAAGACCCCCGATATTCATAAAAATCGCTATTTTCTGGCAGTAAAAGCCCGGCATTGACCCAAGTATCGGGGATAATCATTTCAGGAGAAGGTTCTCGGGGCAAATAATCCCAAATGGTTTGTAAATAGGGATTAAAAGCACCAATTTCGGCTAAGATGCCCACAACTGCTAAATTTCCCCTCCCATTTCGATGCACTAAATGAATTTCCAGAGGGAAAGACTGACCTTTAATCCGATGTTCGCTGGGGTGATGAAAATGGAACTGCAATAAATCCCAGTTTTCGCCGTGAAAACTCATGGTTCCACCTTTTTCGGTCTGAACTAAGATTGTACGACCGTTATGGCGAATTTTTAGGGGTACAGGACGATAATTAAAGGTGGGGTGGTATAGCTCTTTTTCAGTCACTATACTCAGATCGATCGGTGTTTGTTGCTTTCCCGTGGTGCAGAGGCGATAATTCCTTGATAATTCGCCCCAATGGTCAATATTTTGGTAATTCCAAGCAAATTCTGGATTAATAGCCCCAAAAAGAGCCTGAGAGCCTATAAATTGCAGTAATTCTCGTCTATACATGGGATTAAATCCAGCAATCATCGGATAATTAGGGTTTGCTGAAAAAGTTTTTCGTGGGGGTAGGGTGTGGCCCCCCCAACCCCCCCGACATCGGGGGGGTTGGGTGTGGGGTGTGGGGTTTTACCCATTTTCAGGTGGTCAATTACCTAAGTTT
This Microcystis wesenbergii NRERC-220 DNA region includes the following protein-coding sequences:
- a CDS encoding low-complexity tail membrane protein; this translates as MKSEPFLWIHLAGLAALPIFLQIAWIGLAVGDPLPFLWLEWLFLGAIAIVPVFWMQWTKPFDIFSLLLVALKPSQLTPEQLKILSLFQRPRHRLLTLLGVVLLILIAWPIYNFAPLAAAVAAYLPQWRLLGLAIAGIALLLSHLFLQVPLSVLGVLATKESDWTAAEALVIERIPELFTIVGLKVNKII
- a CDS encoding carbonic anhydrase, which produces MYRRELLQFIGSQALFGAINPEFAWNYQNIDHWGELSRNYRLCTTGKQQTPIDLSIVTEKELYHPTFNYRPVPLKIRHNGRTILVQTEKGGTMSFHGENWDLLQFHFHHPSEHRIKGQSFPLEIHLVHRNGRGNLAVVGILAEIGAFNPYLQTIWDYLPREPSPEMIIPDTWVNAGLLLPENSDFYEYRGSLSTPPCSEDVLWLVWQNAIKISPQQLQQLAAIFPRNARNIQPLNGRSILHS